GAGGCGCGGCGGATGATGCCGTGGACCTCGTACCCCTTCGAGAGCAGGAACTCGACCAGGTACGATCCGTCCTGGCCGGTGACGCCGGTGATGAGTGCCTTGGGCATGCGGGTGTCCCCTGGCGCGCGATCTGGGCCGCTCTTGCGCGGTCATGAAAATGTATCCCGAAACGGGGGGGAGTTCAATGACAGACCCGGTCGCGCTGCTTTCCGGATATCTGCGGATCGACACATCGAACCCGCCGGGGGATTGCCGGGGGGCGGCGGAACTGCTGTGCGGGGCGCTCCGGCAGAGCGGACTGTCGCCGGTCACGTTCGGGGCCCGGCCGGAGAAACCGAACGTCCTGTGCCACGTCGGCGGGACGGAGGAGCCGGGGCTCGTTCTCATCCACCACATGGACGTTGTGCCCGCGAAGGCGGAGGAGTGGAGCGTGCCGCCGTTTTCGGCGGAGGTTCGGGGCGGCTTCCTGTACGGGCGCGGGACGCTCGACACGAAGGGCCTGGGGGCCGCCCATTGGTGCGCCGCGCTGCGCGCCGCGAAAGCGGGGATCTTGCGGAGGAAACTGTTCCTCGTGGCCAACGCGGACGAGGAAGTGGGCGGCGGCGAGGGGGCGGAATATTTCGTGCGGAACCTGCCGTTCCCGATCGGCGCGGCGTACGGGATGAACGAGGGCGGCGTCGGCGTGCGGGACGTCTTCGGGGCGGGCGGAAAGTTCTTCCTCCTCAACATGTGGGAGAAGGGTCCCGTGTGGATGAAGCTCTCCGCCGCGGGGAGGGCGGGGCACGGCAGCCGCCCAACGGCGAAGGACGCCCCGGCGCGCCTGGCCCGGGCGATGGCGCGGGTGGCGGAGCTCCGGGAGCCGGCGCGGCTGACCGAGCCGGTCCGGGATATGCTGCGGGTGCTGCGCGCGAAGGGGTTTCTCGATCTGGACGTCGACGCCCTGCGTAGCGGCGCGGAAGAGGCGGCGGCGCTGGAGACCCTCGGCGCCCGGTTCCCCGAGATCGACCCGCTGCTGCGGAACACGTTCGCGGTGACGACGCTCGCGGCGGGGTTCAAGCCGAACGTGATCCCGTCTTCGGCGGAGGGGACGATCGATGTGCGGATCGTTCCGGGGGAGGAGCCGGAGGCGGTGGCGGCGAGGGTGCGGGCGCTGATCGCCGACCTCGACGTGTCGGTCGGGCTCCTCTTCGCGGAAAAGCCGAACGGGTCGCCGATGGGACCGCTCTACGGTGCGATGGAGGCGGCGGTCCTCTCCGTTTACCCCGACGCGGCCGTCCTGCCGTACATGTGCACCGGCTTCACCGATTCGCGCTTCTTCCGGTCGATCGGCATCCCCACGTACGGGCTGATGCCGCTGCTGCTGCCGCGGGAGGAGCACGGGAAGATCCACGGCGTGGACGAGCGGATCCCGGTGGACGGGATCGAAGAGATGACGCGGATCGTCTACGCGCTCATCGAGCGGTGGAACGCTTAGCGCGGTGGCCTCCGTTATTCCTAGAGTGAGGGTACCCCAGGGAGCGCACTTCTTACGGGAGTGGGGCGACTCCGCCGCGGAGCGCTCAGAAGTCGACCGTGTCGCCGTTCCCCGGATAGAGGAAGCTCTTGCTGCCGTGGAGCGACGTTCCGCCGACCACAGGCATGCCGCGCTCCCGCATCTTGCGGACCGCCGTCTCGCCCGTGCAATGGTTGCAGGCGAATTTCCGGACGTGGAACGCCTGCAGCTTGTCGAGCACCTCTTCCTGCGGGGGGCCCCACTCCTCGAACGGGGAGATGTGCAACCCGCCGTAGACGCCGTGGAAGGCGGAGAACCCGTCGAAGTGCTCCTTCGCGTATTCGAGCAGCCCGAGCACGCCGGGGTGGCAGCAGCCGGTGATGGTGACGATCCCCTTCCCCTCCACGTTCACGTAGAGAACCTGCTCCCCGTGGGTCTTGAGGAAGATCGGCTGGTCGAAGGTGACGGAGGCGCATCCGGGGAAGAGAAGGTGCGGGCCGGGGGCCATCTCGACGACCTCTCCCGTGTGGCCGGACGATTCCAGCAGCTCCTTGCTGCGGGAGGAAAAGCCGGAGGGGATCACGACCTTCACGTCGGGGCGGTACTTCGTGACGGCGGGCATCCCCCAGAAATGGTCCACGTGCTCGTGGGTGATGTAGACGAAGTCGATCTTCCCGTCGGCGAGGAGCCGGTCGACCCCCTCGCGGCGGAAGACGTCGTCCATATATTCGACGTCCCAGCCCACGTCCATCAGGATCGTCCTGGCGCGCCCTTCGGCATCCCCGATGGACAGCAGGGCGGAGACCCCGGCGGCGTTCCCCGGCGTCCACTTCACGTCGAACTGGTCGGCGGTCATCAACCCCCCCGCCTCCCGGACGTCCAGCCGCATCCGCGCGTTGTCGCGCCACGACAGCTCGGAGAGGCACTTCACGGAAAGGGATCTCACGGTTCCCAACGCCATCTTCCCCATCGTCTCATCTCCCCTCGCGGTGATGCCTGCCATATTACCTCAAAAGAATATCACCCCAACCGCAGAACAGGGACGGTCCTCAGAAGTCCGGTTGAAGTGGGACATACGTGAGACTTCTGAGGAACGTCCCTGTTCTGCGGTCAGAAGAATACCAGGGTAAGGAGGGCGAAGACGGGGAGGAGGACGCCGCAGGACCAGCCCATGTAGCCGAAGAAGGAGGGCATCCGGACGCCGGCCTCCTCGGCGATCGCCTTCACCATGAAGTTGGGGGCGTTGCCGATGTACGAGTTGGCCCCCATGAAGACCGCCCCCGCGCCGATCGCCTGCAGGAGCGGGGCCGACACGCCGGCCACCGTCTGCGTCCCCCCCACTCCCTGCGCGAGGCTAAAAAAAGTGAGGAAGGTCGGCGCGTTGTCGAGGAAGCTCGACAGCGCCCCCGTCGCCCAGAAGAAGTGGGCCGGGGTGACCACGCCCAACTCGGCGCCCCGGGCCTTGAGGATCAGCAGCGCGGGGATCATCGTGGCGAAGATCCCGGCGAACAGGATCGCCACCTCCTCGATCGGGTGCCAGGTGAACTCGTTCGCCTCCCGCACCTTCGCCGGGGTCTTCCACGCCGAGACGACCGTGGCCGCCACCATCGCCATCTCCCTCCACGGGGTCGGCAGGAAGACGGCGCCGATCACCACCATCAGCAGCGCCAGGTTGATCCTCCCGTCGATCGATAGCGGAACCCGCGCTTCCCCGGATGCCGCCACCGGACCCGGCGCCACCGCCCGAACCGCCGCCGGGTCGTCGTCCGCCGCCGCGTCGAGCGCAAACGCCCGCCGGTCCACCAGGAAAAAGACGCCGATCACCAGCCCGACCGCGACGACCCACAACAGGCCCATCGCGCGCAGCGTCCAGAAGAACGGCACCCCCCTCAGGTAGCCGAGGAACAGGGGCGGATCCCCGATCGGGGTGAGCGCCCCGCCGATGTTCGCCACCACGAAGATGAAGAAGACGACGACGTGGGCCGCACGATGCCGGTGCGCGTTGGCCCGCAGCAGAGGACGGACGAGGAGCATCGAGGCGCCCGTCGTCCCGAAGACGTTCGCGAGCACCGCCCCGACAGCCAGGATCGCGGAGTTGACCCCCGCCGACCCGCGCAGCGTCCCTCGAAGGAGGATCCCCCCCGAGATCGTGAAGAGGCTCGCGAGGAGGATGAGGAAGGAGGCGTATTCGACCACCGTGTGCAGCAGCTCGCGCGGTGCGCGCAGCAAAAAGAAGGTCGCC
This is a stretch of genomic DNA from Candidatus Deferrimicrobium sp.. It encodes these proteins:
- a CDS encoding M20/M25/M40 family metallo-hydrolase; the protein is MTDPVALLSGYLRIDTSNPPGDCRGAAELLCGALRQSGLSPVTFGARPEKPNVLCHVGGTEEPGLVLIHHMDVVPAKAEEWSVPPFSAEVRGGFLYGRGTLDTKGLGAAHWCAALRAAKAGILRRKLFLVANADEEVGGGEGAEYFVRNLPFPIGAAYGMNEGGVGVRDVFGAGGKFFLLNMWEKGPVWMKLSAAGRAGHGSRPTAKDAPARLARAMARVAELREPARLTEPVRDMLRVLRAKGFLDLDVDALRSGAEEAAALETLGARFPEIDPLLRNTFAVTTLAAGFKPNVIPSSAEGTIDVRIVPGEEPEAVAARVRALIADLDVSVGLLFAEKPNGSPMGPLYGAMEAAVLSVYPDAAVLPYMCTGFTDSRFFRSIGIPTYGLMPLLLPREEHGKIHGVDERIPVDGIEEMTRIVYALIERWNA
- a CDS encoding MBL fold metallo-hydrolase, which produces MAGITARGDETMGKMALGTVRSLSVKCLSELSWRDNARMRLDVREAGGLMTADQFDVKWTPGNAAGVSALLSIGDAEGRARTILMDVGWDVEYMDDVFRREGVDRLLADGKIDFVYITHEHVDHFWGMPAVTKYRPDVKVVIPSGFSSRSKELLESSGHTGEVVEMAPGPHLLFPGCASVTFDQPIFLKTHGEQVLYVNVEGKGIVTITGCCHPGVLGLLEYAKEHFDGFSAFHGVYGGLHISPFEEWGPPQEEVLDKLQAFHVRKFACNHCTGETAVRKMRERGMPVVGGTSLHGSKSFLYPGNGDTVDF
- a CDS encoding sodium:proton antiporter, yielding MPPHDPVVLGLSLPLWSVVPFAGLLLSIALLPLLAPALWARHYAKVCLGFGVPVATFFLLRAPRELLHTVVEYASFLILLASLFTISGGILLRGTLRGSAGVNSAILAVGAVLANVFGTTGASMLLVRPLLRANAHRHRAAHVVVFFIFVVANIGGALTPIGDPPLFLGYLRGVPFFWTLRAMGLLWVVAVGLVIGVFFLVDRRAFALDAAADDDPAAVRAVAPGPVAASGEARVPLSIDGRINLALLMVVIGAVFLPTPWREMAMVAATVVSAWKTPAKVREANEFTWHPIEEVAILFAGIFATMIPALLILKARGAELGVVTPAHFFWATGALSSFLDNAPTFLTFFSLAQGVGGTQTVAGVSAPLLQAIGAGAVFMGANSYIGNAPNFMVKAIAEEAGVRMPSFFGYMGWSCGVLLPVFALLTLVFF